From Actinomycetota bacterium, a single genomic window includes:
- a CDS encoding PilT/PilU family type 4a pilus ATPase — MAEIDGLLKLMTERGSSDLHVKAGSPPAVRLNGKLVVLRDEFQPLTADQTRALAMGMMDERQSESFENHREADFAYSLSGVGRFRVNVFHQRGSIGMTLRRVATERASIEDLGLPGVIRRLADEPRGLVLVTGTAGSGKTTTLAAMIDHINSTRDGHIVTIEDPIEVLHKDKKCIVNQREIGIDTRSYADALRHVVRQDPDVILIGEMRDHETVSAALTAAEIGNLVFSTLHTIDATETINRIIDFFPPYQQKQVRLMLAATLKGIVSLRLIPSINGGLVPAVEIMVMTGTIREYVTDSEKTYLIRDAMEEGEYYGMQTFDQSLLSLYQDRQITLDDATAMAANAHDFKIKVRQLGVDATKAAESGIY; from the coding sequence ATGGCAGAGATCGACGGTCTTCTGAAGCTGATGACCGAGAGGGGCTCCTCGGACTTGCATGTCAAGGCGGGAAGCCCTCCGGCGGTCCGTCTCAACGGCAAGCTCGTTGTTTTGCGCGACGAGTTTCAACCTCTCACCGCCGACCAGACGCGAGCGCTCGCGATGGGCATGATGGACGAGCGTCAGTCCGAGTCATTCGAGAATCACAGGGAGGCGGACTTCGCCTACTCCCTGTCTGGCGTCGGGCGCTTCCGCGTGAACGTGTTCCATCAGCGGGGCAGCATCGGTATGACGCTGCGGCGTGTGGCGACCGAACGGGCGAGCATCGAGGACCTCGGCCTACCGGGCGTTATCCGTCGCCTTGCCGATGAGCCGCGAGGGCTTGTTCTTGTCACCGGGACCGCAGGGTCGGGGAAGACGACCACGCTTGCCGCGATGATCGATCACATCAACAGCACGCGCGATGGGCACATCGTCACGATCGAGGATCCCATCGAGGTGCTGCACAAGGACAAGAAGTGCATCGTGAATCAGCGAGAGATCGGTATCGATACGCGAAGCTACGCCGACGCGCTCAGGCACGTTGTCCGTCAGGACCCCGACGTCATCCTCATCGGCGAGATGCGCGACCACGAAACCGTGTCCGCGGCGCTCACGGCCGCGGAGATCGGCAACCTCGTATTCTCGACGCTGCACACGATCGACGCGACCGAGACGATCAACCGAATCATCGACTTCTTCCCGCCTTACCAGCAGAAGCAGGTTCGACTGATGCTGGCGGCCACACTCAAGGGCATCGTGTCGCTCCGCCTGATACCTTCGATCAACGGCGGCCTGGTTCCGGCGGTCGAGATCATGGTGATGACCGGCACGATTCGCGAGTACGTCACGGACTCGGAGAAGACTTACCTCATACGAGATGCGATGGAAGAGGGCGAGTACTACGGCATGCAGACCTTCGACCAGAGCCTTCTGTCGCTGTATCAGGATCGCCAGATCACCCTCGATGACGCGACGGCGATGGCGGCCAATGCGCACGACTTCAAGATCAAGGTGAGACAGCTTGGGGTGGATGCGACCAAGGCGGCCGAGAGCGGCATCTACTAG
- a CDS encoding radical SAM protein, whose amino-acid sequence MIQRVALVTPPYHSGVVETAGSWPNVAFVYIAGALRAAGFDPVIYDAMTANHDLETIARELERIAPDMVLTSCYTSSYPKGVELLRIAKETLPGVVTGIGGVHAHFMYEEVLDLDGDVVDYVLRGEGELTAPELVACLTAGEDPGRVAGIAFRDAGGVVRATPTRPLIDDLDSLPTAWDLVDWDLYSFYPMPDTGLAIVSSSRGCDQACSFCSQQVFWERTWRARSAENFVDELQMLKERYGIGVMMLSDETPTLDRVRWERILDLLIERDLGLHLLMETRVDDVLRDEDIMARYREAGVHHIYVGVERTDQATLDLFKKNTQVDMGKRAIDLINKHDMISETSLVLGLPDDTPEMIQATFDLAVHYNPDLAFFLTIAPWPYADMYAELEPHIVSRDYEDYNLVAPVVKPTAMSTDELMKLVIDCYRKFYMGKLKQVPKMSPFKRDYFMITMKLLMENSYLKQHMGGLGNMPKEVEALFSTLR is encoded by the coding sequence ATGATACAGCGCGTCGCCCTCGTGACTCCCCCGTACCACAGTGGAGTTGTCGAGACCGCCGGCAGTTGGCCCAACGTGGCCTTCGTCTACATCGCCGGTGCGCTGCGGGCCGCGGGATTCGACCCGGTGATATACGACGCCATGACGGCGAACCACGATCTCGAGACCATCGCACGAGAACTTGAGCGCATCGCTCCCGACATGGTTCTTACGAGCTGCTACACGTCATCCTATCCCAAAGGCGTCGAGTTGCTCCGCATAGCCAAGGAGACTCTTCCCGGGGTCGTCACCGGGATCGGCGGTGTACACGCGCACTTCATGTACGAGGAGGTTCTGGACCTCGACGGCGACGTCGTGGACTACGTGCTTCGCGGCGAAGGTGAGCTGACCGCCCCGGAGCTGGTGGCCTGCCTGACCGCCGGTGAAGATCCCGGCAGGGTCGCCGGCATCGCGTTTCGCGACGCCGGCGGTGTTGTGCGCGCCACTCCGACCCGCCCGCTCATCGACGACCTCGATTCGCTTCCCACGGCGTGGGACCTCGTTGATTGGGACCTCTACAGCTTCTACCCGATGCCTGACACGGGACTGGCGATCGTCTCCTCGTCCCGGGGATGCGACCAGGCATGCTCTTTCTGCAGCCAACAGGTCTTCTGGGAACGCACGTGGCGTGCCCGCAGCGCGGAGAACTTCGTCGACGAGCTTCAGATGCTCAAGGAACGCTACGGCATCGGTGTGATGATGCTCTCAGACGAAACACCGACGCTTGACCGCGTGCGCTGGGAGCGCATCCTCGACCTGCTGATCGAACGAGACCTCGGGCTGCACCTTCTCATGGAGACCCGCGTGGATGACGTGCTGCGCGACGAGGACATCATGGCCCGCTACCGCGAGGCCGGAGTGCACCACATCTACGTCGGGGTGGAGCGAACCGATCAGGCAACGCTTGACCTGTTCAAGAAGAACACGCAAGTCGACATGGGGAAGCGGGCGATCGACCTCATCAACAAGCACGACATGATCTCGGAGACGAGTCTCGTCCTTGGCCTGCCCGATGACACGCCCGAGATGATCCAGGCAACGTTCGACCTGGCCGTGCACTACAACCCGGACCTTGCATTCTTCCTCACGATTGCCCCGTGGCCCTACGCGGACATGTACGCCGAGCTGGAACCGCACATCGTTAGCCGTGACTACGAGGACTACAACCTAGTCGCGCCGGTGGTCAAGCCAACAGCGATGTCGACGGACGAACTCATGAAGCTCGTCATCGACTGCTATCGCAAGTTCTACATGGGGAAGCTGAAGCAGGTTCCGAAGATGTCGCCCTTCAAGCGCGACTACTTCATGATCACGATGAAGCTGCTCATGGAGAACAGCTATCTGAAGCAGCATATGGGAGGTCTGGGCAACATGCCCAAGGAAGTGGAGGCGCTCTTCTCGACGCTTCGGTGA
- a CDS encoding RNA polymerase sigma factor, whose translation MDARDDRYVDKLVGRAVRGDAEAFGDIYDVFADRVYSFVRARIGDYHESEDVTETVFLKAFEAISTYDRRGLPFGAWLFRIARNASVDALRKRGRTPDPEEDVEPFLDPDPVRIDEHVASLVDGEAVLRCVRELTEDQAAVVACRFYWDMGIRETARTLGRTEGAVKALQHRALRNLARMLEESGTHE comes from the coding sequence ATGGACGCACGGGACGACAGGTACGTTGACAAGCTCGTGGGCAGGGCCGTTCGCGGCGACGCGGAGGCGTTCGGAGACATCTACGACGTCTTCGCCGACCGGGTGTACTCGTTCGTCCGGGCGCGCATCGGCGATTATCACGAGTCCGAGGATGTCACCGAGACGGTGTTCCTCAAGGCGTTCGAGGCCATTTCGACCTACGACCGCCGGGGACTGCCCTTCGGGGCGTGGCTGTTTCGGATCGCTCGCAACGCCAGTGTCGACGCTTTGCGCAAGCGGGGCAGGACTCCGGACCCGGAGGAGGACGTCGAGCCGTTTCTCGATCCCGATCCGGTGCGTATCGATGAGCATGTTGCGTCGCTCGTGGATGGCGAAGCGGTTCTGAGGTGCGTACGTGAGCTTACGGAGGACCAGGCGGCAGTGGTCGCCTGCAGGTTCTACTGGGACATGGGCATCCGCGAAACCGCTCGAACGCTTGGGCGGACAGAAGGAGCGGTCAAGGCGTTGCAGCATCGCGCGCTCAGGAATCTGGCGCGGATGCTAGAGGAGTCAGGTACACATGAGTGA
- a CDS encoding DUF5667 domain-containing protein → MSDREQGLELEELVRSSAGEMPSDVRAHVRERIMAQSRGLAATPARFHSAFMRAAAVFVSIGLATGSVTYAATYAMPGDVLYGLKRAIEETRVALTVREENRDEQLLGMTRKRAEELTRLIEQRAPAGSVDAAADDFGEAARRALEGEGKPAEEKARTIEKTVDDQPAPVQERAREELPKGGTATPVQPEPPKQGEPQQPPTSGSGDGSGSGSGSGSGSGQNPDAPGGSPQEGGRSTGAP, encoded by the coding sequence ATGAGTGATCGAGAGCAGGGTCTGGAGCTGGAGGAGCTCGTGAGGTCTTCGGCCGGGGAGATGCCGTCTGACGTCCGCGCACACGTACGCGAACGCATCATGGCGCAGTCTCGTGGGTTGGCCGCAACCCCGGCACGGTTTCATAGTGCATTCATGAGGGCCGCCGCCGTGTTCGTGTCCATCGGGCTAGCAACCGGATCTGTTACCTACGCCGCGACATACGCCATGCCTGGCGATGTTCTCTACGGGCTCAAGCGTGCGATCGAGGAGACCCGTGTTGCGCTCACCGTGCGTGAAGAGAACCGCGACGAGCAGCTCTTGGGCATGACGCGCAAACGGGCAGAGGAACTCACCCGCCTGATAGAGCAGCGTGCGCCGGCCGGTTCGGTCGACGCAGCCGCAGACGACTTCGGGGAGGCGGCGCGCCGTGCCCTGGAGGGTGAGGGCAAGCCTGCCGAGGAGAAGGCCCGCACCATCGAGAAGACGGTGGACGACCAGCCCGCTCCGGTCCAGGAACGTGCGCGTGAAGAGCTGCCCAAGGGCGGCACCGCAACGCCCGTCCAGCCCGAGCCCCCGAAGCAGGGCGAGCCCCAACAGCCTCCGACCAGTGGATCGGGCGACGGCTCCGGTTCGGGGTCGGGGTCGGGGTCGGGGTCGGGGCAGAACCCGGACGCGCCGGGCGGCTCTCCGCAGGAGGGTGGCCGTTCGACAGGGGCGCCGTAG
- a CDS encoding VanZ family protein, producing the protein MNRRNPPSLRRRAILARWSLVLAWMGVIFALSSIPGSRVPGRFGNAAHVAEYAVLGLLLVFALYPGTVDLRIIAVAVAIASLYGITDELHQFYVPGRVPDLADWGRDTLGACAGAVAAALAVRAATASRSAGRR; encoded by the coding sequence ATGAACCGCCGCAACCCACCGAGCCTGCGCCGCCGGGCGATTCTCGCCCGCTGGAGCCTGGTGTTGGCCTGGATGGGAGTGATCTTCGCCCTGTCCTCGATACCGGGATCACGGGTACCTGGACGCTTCGGGAACGCGGCCCACGTCGCGGAGTACGCCGTCCTTGGCCTGCTTCTCGTCTTCGCACTGTACCCGGGCACCGTGGACCTGCGCATCATCGCAGTAGCCGTGGCAATCGCGTCCCTCTACGGGATCACCGATGAACTCCACCAGTTCTACGTCCCCGGGCGAGTGCCCGATCTCGCAGATTGGGGTCGCGATACTCTGGGAGCGTGCGCGGGCGCGGTGGCAGCCGCACTCGCCGTGCGGGCCGCCACCGCATCCCGTTCTGCCGGCAGGCGCTGA
- a CDS encoding EamA family transporter: MNRKTAVVGAVASAACFGSLAVLTTLAYERGAQPLQLLTWRFGLAAVLLGGYLVLRKPESLRVGPGDIGRFAVLSFAGYGAASICFFFALTFAPAAVVGILLYTYPAIVTLAEWAFLGLRPGSPRLLAVLVAFTGCALVADPFGSHGTVAWPGVFLGIGAAVAYASFSVLSHRWLPGRTRSGLMAYMFLFTTVLAGGAACATGTSLSVSGWSADVWLLLAAIVAFPTFIAIVLYLAALRTLGPSQAAIVSTFEPLFTIALAAVLLGERLTPVQWIGAGLVLAGVVAAEMVARRVEEMPAV; this comes from the coding sequence ATGAATCGCAAGACCGCGGTTGTCGGCGCCGTGGCATCGGCGGCGTGTTTCGGCTCGCTTGCGGTGCTCACGACGCTCGCGTACGAGCGCGGAGCGCAGCCCCTTCAGCTCCTCACATGGCGGTTCGGACTCGCAGCCGTTCTCCTTGGCGGCTATCTGGTCCTCCGGAAGCCGGAATCCCTGCGTGTGGGCCCGGGCGATATCGGCAGATTCGCAGTACTGTCGTTCGCCGGCTACGGTGCCGCGTCGATCTGCTTCTTCTTCGCGCTCACGTTCGCTCCCGCCGCGGTCGTGGGCATCCTGCTGTATACGTATCCGGCGATCGTGACGTTGGCCGAGTGGGCGTTCCTCGGCTTGCGTCCTGGCTCTCCGCGGTTGCTGGCCGTGCTGGTGGCATTCACGGGGTGTGCGCTTGTCGCTGACCCCTTCGGTTCGCACGGCACAGTGGCGTGGCCGGGCGTGTTTCTTGGAATCGGTGCGGCGGTCGCCTATGCGAGTTTCAGCGTTCTCAGCCACCGGTGGCTTCCCGGACGTACGCGCTCAGGCCTGATGGCGTACATGTTCCTCTTCACGACCGTGCTGGCCGGGGGAGCTGCATGCGCGACCGGGACATCGCTGTCGGTTTCGGGCTGGTCGGCAGACGTATGGCTGTTGCTTGCGGCCATCGTCGCGTTTCCGACCTTCATCGCGATCGTTCTGTACCTCGCCGCGCTGCGCACGCTCGGTCCTTCTCAAGCTGCGATCGTCTCCACGTTCGAACCGCTGTTCACGATCGCACTTGCCGCGGTTCTCCTTGGCGAGAGGTTGACGCCGGTGCAGTGGATCGGAGCGGGGTTGGTGCTGGCGGGCGTTGTCGCTGCCGAGATGGTTGCGAGGCGCGTCGAGGAAATGCCTGCCGTCTAG
- a CDS encoding PBP1A family penicillin-binding protein, protein MLVSSRLATILKVTAVGLGTLFVLLLACGAYLYRLSATLPELDVTNRTLQAARTSIVYAADGSVLAEWHGEEDRTVVSFDQIPEDLRHAVVAIEDERFYSHNGVDGQAVMRAFRANAEEGAITQGGSTITQQLVKIMFTDGERTLTRKIREALLAYQLEARADKDEVLQTYLNTVYFGHGEYGVESAAQRFFGTNVSELTLPQCAMLAGVIRSPGQYSPIDEPDDAFERRNLVLAKMEDRGFIDTAEELEASQAPLVVAPPKDVPDLAPYFVEYVKQELLRELGADAVFKGGLRVQTSLEPAVQRQADKVAAANLGAPGDPECALVAIEHGSGRVIAMVGGRDFKTNQFNLASQGRRQPGSAFKTFVLVRALEEGIRPEQVFDASPYSVQVKDGTWNVQNYENQVTKGRLSLRAATNWSVNAVFARLIMKVGPQDVVDTAHKMGITSPIEANPAIALGGLTQGVTPLEMASAYGTLATGGNRIPPSGIMQVTNDRDETVYEPPRESTPALSRSTAVEASLMLHDVVENGTGVDSRIPGVWSAGKTGTTQSYRDAWFVGYAEDVSCAVWVGYREGQIDMTNVHGIKVTGGSIPAKIWREFMAVALKHQRSAVTPPPTKSSEGSPKTGIPVRVCPDSMKLANKRCPDPIEMYLDPQLVPKAACDRH, encoded by the coding sequence GTGCTCGTCTCGAGCCGTCTTGCGACGATACTCAAGGTTACCGCTGTCGGTCTTGGCACCCTGTTCGTTCTGCTGCTGGCATGCGGCGCGTACCTCTATCGGCTGTCGGCCACGCTACCCGAACTGGACGTCACGAACCGGACCCTTCAGGCCGCCCGAACCTCGATCGTCTACGCAGCCGACGGAAGTGTACTCGCTGAGTGGCATGGCGAGGAGGACCGCACGGTAGTCTCCTTCGATCAGATTCCCGAGGATCTCCGCCACGCGGTTGTCGCGATCGAAGACGAGCGCTTCTACAGCCACAACGGGGTCGACGGTCAGGCCGTCATGCGTGCTTTCCGGGCGAACGCCGAGGAGGGCGCGATCACCCAGGGCGGCAGCACCATCACCCAGCAACTCGTCAAGATCATGTTCACGGATGGCGAGCGAACCCTTACCCGCAAGATTCGTGAAGCCCTACTCGCATATCAGCTCGAAGCGAGAGCCGACAAGGACGAGGTCCTCCAGACCTACCTGAACACCGTCTACTTCGGCCACGGCGAGTATGGTGTCGAGAGCGCGGCTCAACGCTTCTTCGGCACCAACGTCTCCGAACTCACACTCCCGCAATGTGCGATGCTCGCGGGAGTGATCAGGTCGCCCGGTCAGTATTCGCCGATCGATGAGCCGGACGACGCGTTCGAACGCAGGAACTTGGTTCTCGCCAAGATGGAAGACCGGGGATTCATCGACACAGCCGAGGAACTTGAGGCGAGCCAGGCGCCGCTTGTGGTGGCACCGCCGAAGGACGTTCCGGACCTTGCTCCCTACTTCGTGGAGTACGTGAAGCAGGAACTGCTTCGCGAACTCGGGGCCGACGCGGTCTTCAAGGGCGGGTTGCGGGTTCAGACAAGCCTGGAACCTGCCGTGCAGAGGCAAGCGGACAAGGTCGCGGCGGCCAACCTTGGCGCACCGGGCGACCCCGAGTGCGCTCTCGTGGCAATAGAGCATGGCTCGGGGCGCGTGATCGCAATGGTGGGAGGACGCGACTTCAAGACCAACCAGTTCAACCTTGCATCACAGGGCCGCAGGCAACCCGGCTCGGCTTTCAAGACGTTCGTACTCGTGAGGGCGCTCGAAGAGGGCATACGCCCCGAACAGGTCTTCGATGCATCCCCGTACAGTGTCCAGGTCAAAGACGGCACCTGGAACGTGCAGAACTACGAGAACCAGGTCACCAAGGGCCGGCTATCTCTTCGCGCGGCCACGAACTGGTCGGTCAACGCCGTCTTCGCACGGCTGATCATGAAGGTCGGACCCCAGGACGTCGTTGACACCGCGCACAAGATGGGAATCACGAGTCCGATCGAGGCGAACCCCGCCATCGCTCTTGGCGGTCTCACGCAGGGCGTCACGCCGCTTGAGATGGCGTCGGCATACGGCACCCTCGCGACCGGTGGGAACCGGATTCCTCCAAGTGGCATCATGCAGGTCACAAACGATCGTGACGAGACCGTCTACGAACCACCGCGAGAATCGACTCCCGCGCTCTCCCGGTCCACTGCAGTGGAAGCGTCCCTGATGCTTCACGATGTCGTAGAGAATGGGACGGGAGTGGACTCCAGGATCCCCGGCGTGTGGTCCGCCGGAAAGACCGGAACGACCCAGTCATACCGCGACGCGTGGTTCGTCGGGTATGCCGAGGACGTATCGTGTGCGGTGTGGGTCGGCTACCGCGAAGGTCAGATCGACATGACGAACGTCCATGGCATCAAGGTGACAGGCGGAAGCATCCCTGCGAAGATATGGCGCGAGTTCATGGCGGTAGCTCTCAAGCATCAGAGGTCGGCCGTGACGCCACCGCCGACCAAGTCGAGCGAGGGTTCTCCCAAGACCGGAATCCCCGTGCGGGTGTGTCCGGATTCCATGAAGCTTGCGAACAAGAGGTGCCCGGACCCGATCGAGATGTATCTCGATCCGCAGCTGGTGCCAAAGGCGGCGTGCGATCGCCACTGA
- a CDS encoding J domain-containing protein produces the protein MDYYRTLQISRDAEPEVVERAYKALCLKYHPDVVAPEHRPAATARMQRINEAYRVLSDPKARRRYTETLSPVAEGASAWEQFMSKGLLGLWFDQAFTRSRVR, from the coding sequence ATGGACTACTACAGGACACTACAGATTTCGCGCGACGCCGAACCCGAGGTGGTCGAGCGTGCATACAAGGCGCTGTGTCTGAAGTACCATCCCGACGTCGTTGCGCCCGAACACCGCCCCGCTGCGACGGCGCGCATGCAGCGCATCAACGAAGCGTATCGAGTCCTCTCCGACCCGAAGGCGAGGAGACGATACACTGAGACGCTGTCTCCTGTCGCGGAAGGCGCGAGCGCGTGGGAGCAGTTCATGTCCAAAGGACTACTCGGGTTGTGGTTCGATCAGGCGTTCACCCGCTCGCGCGTCCGCTAG
- a CDS encoding DUF362 domain-containing protein, whose translation MSTVSISRCSTYDAAELQESLERAMAPLGTMSAFVAPGQKVLLKVNLLAKAEPERAVTTHPELVRALIRSARAAGGIVTVGDSPGGPNTAGMVRGIFRTSGIATVCAEEDVPLLLFDDDVVRTTGVAHSLYGSFTLGRAVVETDVLISVPKFKTHGFMMFTGAVKNLFGCVPGLEKAQYHLKVPEREDFGAMLVDLMQACKPALAVMDAVVGMEGDGPAGGSPREIGALIASADCVALDVVASAMAGFDPMEVYTNAAAARQGMGPRSAEEVQVVGEDWHRLAPEAFALPARDVGRRMPPWLKTTLRGWTLARPVLESAAGCTKCGTCAESCPVDAIVVGSNGPTFDRDTCIRCYCCQELCPPQVIGLKTPPMARLMTRARRSR comes from the coding sequence ATGAGTACGGTCTCGATTTCGCGCTGTTCAACGTACGACGCTGCGGAGCTGCAGGAGTCCCTCGAGCGCGCCATGGCTCCGCTCGGGACCATGTCGGCGTTCGTGGCACCAGGCCAGAAGGTGCTTCTCAAGGTCAACTTGCTCGCCAAAGCCGAGCCCGAGAGGGCGGTGACGACCCATCCTGAACTGGTTCGCGCTCTGATCCGCTCGGCGCGCGCCGCGGGCGGGATCGTCACGGTTGGCGACAGCCCCGGGGGACCCAACACTGCGGGCATGGTCCGCGGGATCTTCCGGACCTCCGGGATCGCCACGGTGTGTGCCGAGGAGGACGTACCCCTCCTGCTCTTCGACGACGACGTCGTCCGAACCACCGGGGTCGCTCATTCGCTCTACGGCTCGTTCACTCTCGGACGGGCGGTCGTCGAGACCGACGTCCTGATCTCGGTCCCGAAGTTCAAGACCCACGGGTTCATGATGTTCACTGGCGCGGTCAAGAACCTCTTCGGGTGCGTACCCGGGCTCGAGAAGGCCCAGTACCACCTCAAGGTGCCGGAACGTGAAGACTTCGGCGCGATGCTAGTGGATCTCATGCAGGCGTGCAAACCGGCGCTAGCGGTCATGGACGCAGTCGTGGGCATGGAGGGAGACGGCCCCGCAGGCGGCAGTCCCAGGGAGATCGGCGCCCTGATCGCTTCGGCCGATTGCGTCGCCCTCGACGTCGTTGCGTCTGCGATGGCAGGCTTCGACCCCATGGAGGTCTACACGAACGCGGCAGCAGCCCGCCAAGGTATGGGCCCTCGGTCTGCCGAGGAGGTGCAGGTCGTCGGCGAAGACTGGCATCGCCTGGCGCCCGAGGCGTTCGCCCTGCCCGCTCGCGACGTCGGGCGTCGCATGCCCCCATGGCTTAAGACCACCTTGCGTGGGTGGACACTCGCCCGGCCGGTTCTGGAGAGCGCCGCAGGTTGCACCAAATGCGGTACCTGCGCTGAGAGCTGCCCGGTCGATGCAATCGTCGTGGGGTCGAACGGCCCCACATTCGACCGCGACACGTGCATCCGGTGCTACTGCTGCCAGGAGCTGTGTCCCCCGCAGGTCATCGGCTTGAAGACGCCGCCGATGGCACGCCTCATGACACGGGCGCGCCGATCCCGCTAG
- a CDS encoding DUF1462 family protein: MTAIIRQEMDRRFEGSARIEYVNVQEEEIRSERGALIDEIEARGLLYPVTVIDGVPVYDGAVSYPAILRAVGDKLSSAESPASTA; the protein is encoded by the coding sequence ATCACGGCCATCATCCGCCAGGAGATGGACCGCCGCTTCGAAGGAAGCGCGCGCATCGAGTACGTGAACGTGCAGGAAGAGGAGATTCGCTCCGAGCGCGGTGCCCTGATCGATGAGATCGAGGCGCGCGGATTGCTCTACCCTGTCACAGTCATCGACGGAGTCCCCGTGTATGACGGCGCCGTGTCCTACCCGGCCATCCTCCGGGCCGTTGGCGACAAGTTGTCCTCGGCGGAATCGCCTGCAAGTACTGCCTGA
- a CDS encoding methyl-accepting chemotaxis protein: protein MARILKLTATNKRLLAYMLAAGVAIGVAFPLVAGVFVTPKSASAWIVFCLLCIVAGLLLGMMCVLVAVRTGVRLFREVVDSARKEFGFDLRSEGTVDDLQHEILGLLRRLHVMLEGAQAVNNDMRALTAEVLSATEEQATGASEQAAAVTQTSATVEELAQTSKQIAENSSSVVAVAERTLASAEEGMQAVADTAEGIEEIRQTTQASSDRILALGDRSQEIGRVLVIIDDIAEQTKILALNAAIEAARAGEAGKGFAVVAEEIRKLADSVTESTQEIGRVVREIQASTSQLIMSTERAAKKVTEGKDLAVRTADSLENIVHQVEKTTDAAKQISIATQQQRTASDQVVLSMKEVAQVSQHAAESSRQIAAAIMDLNMLADRLMSR from the coding sequence TTGGCCAGGATCCTGAAGCTCACCGCCACCAACAAGCGGTTGCTCGCGTACATGCTTGCGGCGGGAGTTGCCATCGGCGTCGCGTTTCCACTGGTCGCGGGTGTCTTTGTGACTCCCAAGAGCGCTTCGGCGTGGATCGTGTTCTGCCTGCTGTGCATCGTGGCAGGTCTCCTGCTTGGGATGATGTGTGTTCTAGTCGCGGTTCGCACGGGAGTCAGGCTGTTTCGCGAGGTCGTTGACAGTGCACGCAAGGAGTTCGGCTTCGACCTCAGGAGCGAGGGTACGGTCGACGATCTCCAGCACGAGATCCTTGGCCTGCTTCGCAGACTCCACGTGATGCTCGAGGGTGCGCAGGCGGTCAACAACGACATGAGAGCGCTCACTGCGGAGGTGCTTTCGGCCACCGAGGAGCAGGCCACCGGGGCGTCGGAGCAGGCGGCAGCGGTGACGCAGACCTCGGCGACGGTCGAGGAGTTGGCCCAGACATCGAAGCAGATCGCGGAGAACTCGAGTTCAGTGGTGGCAGTCGCGGAGCGGACCCTTGCGAGCGCCGAGGAGGGCATGCAGGCCGTTGCGGACACCGCCGAGGGAATCGAGGAGATCCGCCAGACGACGCAGGCATCCTCCGATCGCATTCTTGCGCTAGGCGACCGCAGTCAGGAGATCGGGCGCGTGCTGGTGATCATCGACGACATCGCAGAGCAGACGAAGATCCTGGCACTGAACGCTGCCATCGAGGCGGCCCGTGCAGGGGAGGCGGGCAAGGGGTTCGCAGTCGTCGCCGAGGAGATTCGGAAGCTGGCGGACTCCGTGACCGAGTCCACTCAGGAGATCGGACGCGTCGTGCGGGAGATTCAGGCTTCGACCTCGCAGTTGATCATGTCCACCGAACGGGCAGCGAAGAAGGTGACCGAAGGCAAGGATCTCGCGGTGCGGACCGCCGATTCACTCGAGAACATCGTGCATCAGGTCGAGAAGACCACAGATGCCGCCAAGCAGATATCCATTGCCACTCAGCAGCAGCGTACCGCCTCGGACCAGGTCGTTCTCTCGATGAAAGAGGTCGCCCAGGTCAGCCAGCATGCGGCGGAGAGCTCCAGGCAGATCGCTGCTGCCATCATGGACTTGAACATGTTGGCCGACCGCCTCATGAGCCGGTAG
- a CDS encoding RidA family protein, which yields MAGPLHNLEREGLVLPDPPVALGEYVPAVRSGDLVFTSGQLPMRNGTLITSGLVGEEVDQDVARECARQCALNALAAASTVCDLNDVAAVVKVVGYVASAERFIAQPAVVNGASEVLVIAFGDSGKHAREAVGVARLPLDSPVEISVVFKLKPMR from the coding sequence GTGGCCGGTCCCCTACATAACCTCGAGCGCGAGGGTCTCGTGCTGCCGGATCCCCCGGTCGCCCTTGGCGAGTATGTTCCGGCGGTCAGGAGCGGCGACCTCGTCTTCACGTCCGGCCAGCTTCCGATGCGCAACGGCACTCTCATCACGTCGGGGCTCGTCGGAGAGGAAGTGGACCAGGATGTGGCCCGGGAATGTGCGCGCCAGTGCGCTCTGAATGCGCTTGCGGCGGCGTCGACGGTGTGCGATCTCAATGATGTGGCTGCCGTCGTGAAGGTGGTCGGATACGTCGCTTCGGCGGAGAGATTCATCGCGCAACCTGCAGTGGTGAACGGCGCCAGCGAGGTGCTCGTGATCGCATTCGGTGACAGCGGGAAGCATGCTCGCGAAGCGGTGGGAGTCGCGCGACTGCCCTTGGACTCTCCAGTTGAGATCTCAGTCGTGTTTAAGTTGAAGCCGATGCGGTAG